A stretch of Pyrenophora tritici-repentis strain M4 chromosome 7, whole genome shotgun sequence DNA encodes these proteins:
- a CDS encoding PurL, Phosphoribosylformylglycinamidine (FGAM) synthase, synthetase domain protein, whose translation MASTEDPYLILPGSSAHSDFRLQRLAQAIGAKEVRSLWVHFVNPLKELSDEELKTLQQILHYGEYPSSTDRLSQTLIDAINRGGEPRDDNTVLFYVCPRAGTISPWSSLASMIARTCTLENAVKRIERGMVIAATFDNVPGADEIPNRDHLYDRMTQTISRQAPNLEAIFGESEPAQATTISFDEYSSAHAALEHANRELGLAMDKSEIEYLVEAYTQELKRGPVDVELFMFAQVNSEHCRHKQFNADFTVDGMHKPMSLFGMIRNTHKQHPQHVISAYSDNAAVLAGEEASFWAPNDLTGEWNGTKETVHILCKVETHNHPTAVSPFPGAATGSGGEIRDEGAVGRGSKPKAGLAGFTVSDLLLEGFERPWELKDVGKPAHIASSKDIMLEAPIGSAQFNNEFGRPCTVGYFRTMLMRVFTNEKESEIRGYHKPIMLAGGVGTVRPQHALKDPDIVPAGSHLLVIGGPAMLIGLGGGAASSIQSGEGKVDLDFASVQRGNPEVQRRAQEVIDTCRSMGDSNPILFIHDVGAGGLSNALPELVHDSGLGAIFELREIDNVDKGMSPLQIWCCEAQERYVLAVAPDQLDLFKRICHRERCGYSVVGKATKEQRLVLTDRDSKENPTPIDLPMETLFGKPPKMSRIVETRKLRLPAFDSTLSMYIPDTPKDGLVAEAVDRVLTLPSVGSKSFLITIGDRTVGGLTARDQMVGKWQTPVADVSVTATSLLAGVKTGEAMSMGEKPTLALISPAASARMAVAESLMNIAAASLFDRLSRVRLSANWMSASSHPGEGAALYEAVEAIGMDLCPKLGISIPVGKDSMSMKMKWSDDGEAKEVTAPMSLVITAFAPVDRIDRTWTPALERLESVGETVIMYVDLAAGKKHLGGSALAQTFGQVGDEAPDVYDADITKDYFDAIEQLHESGVVLAYHDRSDGGLFTTLVEMAFAGRCGLEVMLDKVAASSEPKDVLEALFNEELGAVFQIRKKDETAFNRCFATCGPPPGMIRKIGRVPEASKQDISFYVGTQNVYRNSRSKLQQRWAETSYRMQKLRDNPVCADAEFEKILDNKDPGLSYNLTFKPTENIIPLMSNLRSPFTAKPRVAVLREEGVNGQAEMAFAFHQAGFSAIDVHMTDIVSSRVSLAGFVGLAACGGFSYGDVLGAGQGWAKSVLLHPNTRKEFQSFFARPDTFALGVCNGCQFMSKLKELIPGAELWPSFERNASEQYEARVCMVEVIDPKGPNTSPSVFLHGMNGSKLPIVTAHGEGRAHFSSSATSPSTPQALYQENLVSLRYVDNYGQQTEAYPYNPNGSPLGITGVRSTDVVYLNWVNSVVYQVPLSYVTPITLGINTLGVIYQMVLTLDAYRIKNHIQIFVQCAANVCLAVSTVLQYTELREAAARIIKGQDMYNTPFAKLEWPFWKKTSPGLMVYLVLLKYTPYFIFAFIFIYTFIDVHFTQPEFSLTIAIMPAILLHVGIAVYTVRHEKRFVMTVVLLGHAAYIAYLVSRLVVLYGNSQLANTWMKDQMVFYVCVGLGFSVITLVVGCICLWNFNKGLKPILLGQVQRKIRPNEVETDYYVQRLNYNIVPLADRDSQRFALD comes from the exons ATGGCGTCGACTGAGGATCCCTACCTCATCCTTCCGGGCTCGTCGGCCCATTCCGACTTTCGCCTGCAGCGTCTGGCGCAAGCAATTGGCGCAAAGGAAGTTCGCTCGCTATGGGTCCATTTTGTCAACCCACTGAAGGAGCTGAGCGATGAGGAATTGAAGACGCTGCAGCAGATTTTGCACTATGGCGAATATCCCAGCAGCACCGACCGCCTCTCCCAGACGCTCATTGACGCTATCAACCGTGGCGGCGAACCTCGCGACGATAATACGGTTCTCTTCTACGTGTGTCCCCGTGCTGGCACCATATCGCCATGGAGCTCCCTCGCCTCTATGATTGCGCGCACCTGCACGCTCGAAAATGCTGTCAAGCGCATCGAGCGCGGTATGGTCATCGCAGCCACCTTTGACAACGTGCCCGGAGCCGACGAGATCCCTAATCGCGACCACCTCTACGACCGCATGACGCAGACCATCAGTCGCCAGGCCCCGAACCTGGAAGCTATTTTCGGCGAGAGCGAGCCTGCTCAGGCGACTACCATCAGCTTCGACGAGTATAGCAGCGCCCATGCTGCGTTGGAACACGCAAATCGGGAGTTGGGGCTGGCCATGGACAAGTCGGAGATTGAATATCTAGTTGAGGCATACACGCAGGAGTTGAAAAGAGGACCGGTGGACGTGGAGCTCTTCATGTTTGCTCAGGTCAACTCGGAGCACTGCAGGCACAAGCAGTTTAACGCCGACTTCACTGTCGACGGTATGCATAAGCCTATGTCGCTGTTCGGTATGATCCGGAACACCCATAAGCAACACCCCCAGCACGTTATCAGCGCATACAGCGACAATGCTGCCGTTCTTGCGGGTGAGGAGGCGAGCTTCTGGGCTCCTAATGATCTCACTGGCGAGTGGAATGGCACCAAGGAGACGGTACACATTCTATGCAAGGTGGAGACACACAACCACCCGACAGCGGTATCGCCGTTCCCTGGAGCTGCTACCGGATCAGGAGGCGAGATCAGAGATGAGGGTGCTGTGGGACGTGGTTCCAAGCCAAAAGCTGGCCTGGCAGGATTCACTGTGTCAGACCTACTCCTAGAGGGCTTTGAGAGACCTTGGGAGCTCAAGGATGTCGGAAAGCCTGCCCATATCGCTAGCAGCAAGGACATAATGCTCGAGGCACCTATCGGAAGTGCCCAGTTTAACAACGAATTCGGACGCCCGTGTACAGTTGGTTACTTCCGTACCATGCTCATGCGCGTCTTCACAAACGAGAAGGAATCCGAGATCCGGGGTTACCATAAGCCCATCATGCTAGCGGGTGGTGTGGGAACAGTCAGGCCACAACACGCTCTCAAGGACCCCGATATCGTACCAGCCGGCTCACATCTCCTCGTTATTGGTGGGCCTGCCATGCTGATTGGCCTCGGTGGCGGTGCAGCTTCCAGTATCCAGTCTGGAGAAGGCAAGGTTGATCTTGACTTTGCTAGTGTGCAGAGAGGCAACCCCGAAGTTCAAAGGCGAGCGCAAGAGGTCATTGACACATGTCGTTCCATGGGCGACTCGAACCCTATCCTCTTCATTCACGATGTAGGCGCAGGTGGTCTGTCCAACGCCCTCCCTGAACTTGTTCACGACTCCGGTCTGGGTGCCATCTTCGAACTACGCGAGATAGACAACGTAGATAAGGGTATGAGCCCGCTGCAGATTTGGTGCTGTGAGGCTCAAGAGCGATACGTTCTAGCAGTCGCTCCTGATCAGCTGGACTTGTTCAAGCGCATATGCCATCGAGAACGATGCGGCTACTCCGTGGTTGGCAAGGCTACCAAAGAACAGCGCCTGGTGTTGACCGACAGAGATTCCAAGGAGAACCCCACACCCATCGATCTTCCTATGGAAACACTCTTTGGAAAGCCACCAAAGATGTCTCGCATTGTTGAAACCCGAAAGTTGAGACTCCCTGCTTTCGACAGCACCTTGTCCATGTACATTCCTGATACACCCAAGGACGGCCTTGTCGCCGAAGCCGTTGACCGGGTTCTCACTCTACCCTCTGTAGGATCTAAGTCTTTCTTGATCACTATTGGAGATCGAACAGTCGGCGGTCTTACTGCTCGTGATCAAATGGTCGGCAAGTGGCAGACTCCGGTAGCTGATGTATCGGTAACAGCTACATCATTACTGGCAGGCGTCAAAACCGGTGAAGCCATGTCGATGGGCGAGAAGCCTACTCTGGCTCTCATCTCACCAGCAGCATCGGCTAGGATGGCTGTAGCAGAATCACTCATGAACATTGCTGCAGCCAGTCTCTTTGACAGGCTGTCCAGGGTCAGGCTTTCGGCAAACTGGATGTCTGCAAGCAGTCACCCTGGAGAGGGCGCAGCTTTGTATGAGGCTGTTGAGGCCATTGGTATGGATCTCTGCCCTAAGCTTGGTATTTCCATCCCTGTCGGTAAGGACTCCATGAGTATGAAGATGAAGTGGTCAGACGACGGTGAGGCCAAGGAAGTCACTGCCCCCATGTCGCTCGTCATTACAGCATTCGCACCAGTTGACCGTATCGACCGCACATGGACGCCTGCTCTGGAACGACTAGAGAGTGTTGGTGAAACAGTCATCATGTACGTCGATCTAGCAGCCGGTAAGAAGCACCTCGGTGGTTCTGCTTTGGCACAGACTTTCGGCCAGGTCGGCGATGAAGCGCCCGACGTCTACGATGCCGATATCACCAAGGACTACTTTGATGCCATTGAGCAACTTCACGAATCTGGCGTTGTGCTTGCCTACCACGACAGGTCAGACGGTGGTCTCTTCACTACACTTGTTGAGATGGCTTTCGCCGGTCGCTGTGGTCTTGAGGTCATGCTCGACAAGGTTGCTGCATCAAGCGAACCAAAGGACGTGCTAGAGGCCCTTTTTAATGAGGAACTTGGTGCCGTTTTCCAAATCAGAAAGAAGGACGAAACTGCATTCAACCGTTGCTTTGCTACCTGCGGACCACCACCAGGTATGATCAGGAAGATAGGCCGAGTACCCGAAGCTTCGAAACAAGACATCTCTTTCTACGTTGGTACACAAAATGTCTACCGCAATAGCCGATCCAAGCTCCAGCAACGGTGGGCAGAGACCTCATATCGCATGCAGAAGCTCCGCGACAACCCCGTCTGTGCCGACGCCGAGTTCGAGAAGATCCTCGACAACAAGGACCCAGGTCTCTCATACAACCTCACTTTCAAGCCTACTGAGAACATAATACCCCTTATGTCTAACCTCAGGTCACCTTTTACCGCCAAGCCTCGCGTTGCTGTCCTGAGAGAAGAGGGTGTGAACGGTCAGGCTGAGATGGCATTCGCTTTCCACCAGGCCGGCTTTTCTGCCATCGACGTACACATGACTGATATTGTCTCGTCGCGAGTATCGCTCGCCGGATTCGTCGGTCTCGCAGCATGCGGTGGTTTCTCCTACGGCGATGTCCTCGGCGCAGGTCAAGGTTGGGCCAAGTCCGTACTCTTGCACCCCAACACACGCAAAGAATTCCAATCCTTCTTTGCACGCCCAGACACCTTTGCTCTTGGTGTCTGCAACGGCTGTCAATTCATGAGCAAGCTGAAAGAGCTTATCCCGGGCGCAGAACTCTGGCCAAGCTTTGAGCGAAACGCCAGTGAACAATACGAAGCACGTGTCTGCATGGTCGAAGTCATCGACCCCAAGGGCCCTAACACGTCTCCCTCCGTCTTCCTTCACGGAATGAATGGATCCAAACTACCCATCGTCACCGCACACGGCGAGGGACGCGCACACTTCTCTAGCTCTGCCACTTCGCCTTCTACCCCGCAAGCACTGTACCAAGAAAACCTCGTCTCTCTTCGCTACGTGGACAACTATGGTCAGCAGACTGAGGCTTATCCATACAACCCCAACGGCAGTCCTCTTGGTATTACTGGTGTGAGGAGCACGGATG TCGTCTATCTCAACTGGGTAAACTCCGTCGTCTACCAAGTCCCACTATCCTACGTCACGCCCATCACCCTCGGCATCAACACCCTAGGCGTTATCTACCAAATGGTGCTAACCCTTGACGCCTACCGCATCAAAAACCACATTCAAATCTTCGTGCAATGCGCCGCCAATGTCTGCCTAGCCGTCTCCACTGTGTTGCAGTACACGGAGTTGAGGGAGGCGGCGGCCAGGATTATCAAAGGTCAAGACATGTATAATACACCGTTTGCTAAACTCGAGTGGCCGTTTTGGAAAAAGACTTCGCCAGGCTTGATG GTCTATCTGGTCCTCCTGAAATATACGCCATATTTTATCTTTGCTTTTATCTTCATATACACGTTCATCGACGTTCATTTCACGCAGCCGGAGTTCTCGTTGACTATCGCGATTATGCCGGCGATTCTGCTGCATGTCGGTATCGCTGTGTATACGGTTAGACACGAGAAACGTTTTGTAATGACGGTTGTATTA CTCGGTCATGCCGCTTATATCGCGTATCTGGTCAGCAGACTAGTCGTTCTCTACGGCAACTCGCAACTTGCCAATACGTGGATGAAAGACCAAATGGTCTTTTACGTCTGTGTCGGTCTGGGTTTCTCAGTTATTACGCTCGTGGTGGGGTGTATATGCTTGTGGAACTTCAACAAGGGGTTGAAACCTATTCTGCTGGGTCAGGTCCAGCGCAAGATACGGCCGAATGAGGTGGAGACGGATTATTATGTTCAGCGGCTCAATTACAACATCGTGCCGTTGGCGGATCGAGATTCACAGAGATTTGCATTGGATTGA
- a CDS encoding Spc97-Spc98 domain containing protein: MAQNAKISSLTDELIKSILKSDPQAYKHAREIAARNLRGHQYARTNQFDITARFAGLDEKFRVKNRDDLADALQARLRKLEGYKYQPDVLSLLLQLADRPLENTQVEALELLRPVSPPPPLTWAEILQEDPYSDEEIWKDIDYGGDSSSDEKPINRNDKKSHTAPATFDIDDAYDPESCILSTDETLIAGLEEVKFWKVAEEKDNKVHITEIQAVRETLFMLGGLQTSLYRTKSWAHNTTLSTNHIIDSAPSIAITNLLSQFVETGKALNSLREWALQKETKSRSVPRSPLHQTFVAAVRARLLRFDRSLSSQQQRYLKPEHSVPVSLLQLRNDVRAMSTPILSLDSIRKRVELDQHVLEALFEQITLAQMTLDDVLFRYTSEVFFECLDTFLKPIRRWMETGELAHDDDTLPLFVNDTHSDAASLWHDRYVLSLGGRNRSLSPSFLRPVAEKIFIAGKSVVFLKELGIYDTESHASDREPTLKHETVCGISDTIPLAPFPELFQTAFETWIASKYSLASSVLRQHILETDGLVHVLENFGTLYLGKNGAIFEDFATAIIERMESGRRGWNDRYVLTELARGIFGTILTVATAEKVVVRATKAKARGNSVKDLAAVSIDYAVPWSIQNIIQRSSVPIYQEICTFLMQIYRVKHALQRARMRRSRKPKPLAFYGLLHRLMWFSDVLRSYTTETAIFLSTRDMSAAMEKAEDVDEMAQIHAEYIKILHQRTLLSKDLKPIYNAIVELLDLGVLFAQTKGSAGQQVDQEVDRLLPFIVAGLRSVGRAGAEPMWEQLADRLS, from the exons ATGGCTCAAAACGCGAAGATATCCAGCCTGACCGATGAGCTGATAAAGTCCATACTGAAAAGCGACCCGCAAGCCTACAAACACGCCAGAGAGATTGCAGCGCGCAACCTTCGAGGTCACCAGTATGCTCGGACAAATCAATTCGACATCACGGCAAGGTTTGCAGGCTTAGATGAGAAGTTTCGTGTCAAGAACCGGGACGACCTTGCCGATGCGCTGCAAGCACGCTTGCGAAAGCTAGAGGGCTACAAATATCAGCCAGATGTATTATCCTTGTTACTTCAACTCGCAGACCGACCTCTAGAGAACACTCAGGTCGAAGCATTAGAGCTACTCAGACCAGTCAGCCCGCCACCGCCGCTGACATGGGCGGAAATACTACAAGAAGATCCGTACAGCGATGAAGAGATCTGGAAGGACATCGATTATGGCGGAGACTCGTCAAGCGACGAAAAACCAATTAACAGGAATGACAAAAAATCACACACAGCCCCCGCTACTTTCGATATAGATGACGCCTATGACCCCGAGTCGTGTATTTTGTCAACAGACGAAACGCTTATAGCTGGGCTAGAAGAGGTCAAGTTCTGGAAGGTAGCCGAAGAGAAAGACAACAAAGTACACATTACAGAGATTCAGGCTGTACGAGAGACACTGTTTATGCTCGGCGGTCTACAGACGAGCCTGTATCGGACGAAAAGCTGGGCCCACAACACCACGCTCAGCACGAACCACATCATTGACAGCGCCCCTTCTATCGCTATCACAAATCTTCTATCTCAGTTCGTCGAAACTGGCAAGGCATTGAATAGTCTGCGCGAGTGGGCACTTCAAAAAGAGACGAAAAGCCGGTCTGTACCACGATCACCACTCCATCAAACGTTCGTGGCCGCCGTGCGGGCACGACTGCTTCGATTTGACCGTTCTCTATCCTCGCAGCAGCAGCGGTACTTGAAGCCTGAGCACTCCGTGCCTGTTTCCCTACTGCAACTGCGTAACGACGTCCGAGCCATGTCCACGCCTATTCTATCGCTCGACTCAATAAGAAAGCGCGTTGAGCTTGATCAACATGTTTTGGAGGCTCTCTTCGAACAGATTACTCTTGCGCAAATGACGTTAGATGATGTACTTTTCAGATACACATCAGAAGTCTTCTTTGAGTGCCTCGATACATTTCTTAAACCGATACGACGGTGGATGGAGACTGGGGAGCTGGCTCATGACGATGACACCCTTCCTCTCTTCGTGAACGATACACATAGCGATGCAGCCTCTTTATGGCACGATCGCTATGTGCTCAGCCTTGGTGGTCGAAATCGCTCACTATCTCCATCCTTTCTGCGACCTGTAGCAGAGAAAATATTCATCGCAGGCAAGAGTGTTGTGTTCCTAAAGGAGTTGGGCATCTATGATACAGAATCGCATGCCTCGGATCGCGAGCCAACCCTGAAACACGAGACAGTATGTGGTATATCAGATACGATTCCCCTAGCGCCTTTTCCAGAGCTCTTTCAGACGGCGTTTGAGACGTGGATTGCAAGCAAATACTCACTTGCTTCATCCGTACTTCGCCAACATATCCTAGAAACGGATGGCTTGGTGCATGTGCTGGAGAACTTTGGGACTCTATATCTGGGCAAGAATGGAGCAATTTTCGAGGACTTTGCTACTGCAATTATTGAGCGCATGGAGTCTGGACGTAGAGGATGGAACGATCGCTACGTCTTGACGGAGCTTGCGCGCGGTATTTTCGGCACAATTCTCACGGTAGCAACTGCTGAGAAGGTTGTCGTTCGCGCTACAAAGGCAAAAGCGCGAGGAAACTCAGTCAAAGACTTGGCTGCCGTGTCCATTGACTATGCG GTTCCATGGTCCATTCAAAACATTATTCAGCGCTCATCTGTACCCATATACCAGGAGATTTGTACCTTTCTCATGCAGATATACCGCGTCAAGCACGCACTACAGCGCGCCCGCATGCGTCGCTCACGAAAGCCCAAACCGCTAGCCTTTTACGGGTTATTGCATCGGCTCATGTGGTTTTCTGATGTGCTCCGATCTTACACTACCGAGACTGCCATCTTTCTTTCCACAAGAGACATGAGTGCAGCTATGGAAAAGGCCGAAGATGTCGATGAAATGGCACAGATTCATGCGGAGTATATAAAGATACTGCATCAACGAACTTTACTGTCAAAAGACTTGAAGCCAATATACAACGCTATCGTTGAGCTGCTCGACTTGGGCGTCTTGTTTGCCCAGACCAAAGGCAGTGCTGGACAGCAGGTTGACCAGGAGGTTGATAGACTCCTCCCTTTTATCGTAGCAGGTCTGCGAAGTGTGGGAAGAGCTGGTGCCGAGCCAATGTGGGAGCAGTTAGCGGATCGACTGAGTTAA
- a CDS encoding KTR1, Mannosyltransferase, translating to MALPKGMRYLAGATVCILLYLFVQILHAPNSETPIEIPSKLPTNKFGDWDHDPQLDPSGEPPEPLRRIDGDNYAPNNPSSARINATILSLVRNEELEDMLKSMRDLERTWNHKFNYPWTFFNDKPFTEEFKKATRAATNAEVRYELVPAEHWDIPSWINMDLYRESVSLLTSLEVQYMEKQSYHQMCRWNSGMFSEHPALKDIQYYWRVEPNVHFFCDIDYDVFAWMQDHNKTYGFNINIYDNADSVATLWPETKKFIDDNPGYVHPNNAREWLEDGQRRPENNQKAHGYSTCHFWSNFEIGDLSFWRSKKYREYFDHLDRAGGFFYERWGDAPVHSVALGLFEDKNKIHWFRDIGYQHIPFFNCPNNPKCSGCVTGRFTDGEKWLNREDCRPLWFKYVGMD from the exons ATGGCGCTTCCCAAGGGCATGCGCTACTTGGCTGGCGCCACTGTCTGCATTTTGCTTTATCTATTCGTGCAGATTCTCCATGCACCCAATTCCGAGACACCAATAGAGATTCCGAGCAAGCTTCCGACCAACAAGTTCGGCGATTGGGATCATGACCCTCAATTGGATC CTTCTGGAGAACCTCCCGAGCCGCTCCGACGCATCGATGGTGACAACTACGCCCCGAATAACCCTTCGAGCGCCCGTATCAACGCGACGATTCTCAGTTTGGTGCGAAATGAGGAGCTCGAAGATATGCTGAAGAGTATGCGCGATCTTGAACGCACGTGGAATCACAAGTTCAATTATCCTTGGACCTTCTTCAATGACAAGCCCTTTACCGAAGAGTTCAAGAAGGCCACACGCGCAGCCACCAATGCCGAAGTACGATACGAGCTAGTTCCTGCCGAACACTGGGATATACCGTCGTGGATCAATATGGACCTGTATCGCGAGTCGGTTTCGCTGCTCACATCGTTAGAGGTCCAATACATGGAGAAGCAGTCATATCACCAAATGTGTCGATGGAACAGCGGCATGTTCAGCGAGCATCCTGCACTCAAGGATATTCAATACTACTGGAGGGTGGAACCAAATGTTCACTTCTTTTGCGACATCGACTATGACGTGTTTGCGTGGATGCAGGACCACAACAAGACGTATGGCTTCAATATCAACATCTACGACAACGCCGACAGTGTCGCAACATTATGGCCGGAAACCAAGAAGTTCATAGATGACAATCCAGGATACGTACATCCTAATAACGCGCGAGAGTGGCTAGAGGACGGCCAGCGTCGACCTGAGAACAACCAGAAAGCCCATGGTTACTCCACATGCCATTTCTGGTCGAATTTCGAGATAGGCGACCTGAGTTTCTGGCGGAGTAAAAAGTATCGCGAATACTTTGATCATCTCGACCGCGCTGGAGGCTTCTTTTACGAACGCTGGGGTGATGCACCAGTTCACAGTGTCGCGCTTGGATTGTTCGAAGATAAGAACAAGATACACTGGTTCAGAGATATCGGATACCAGCACATACCCTTCTTCAACTGCCCGAACAACCCAAAATGCTCCGGTTGCGTCACGGGTCGATTCACAGATGGCGAGAAGTGGCTCAACAGGGAAGATTGTCGGCCGTTGTGGTTCAAGTACGTCGGCATGGATTGA
- a CDS encoding DUF1929 multi-domain protein has product MFCPAMSSLQDGRLVIQGGSDAAKTSVYNPTTNAFISAPDMKMARGYQSSATTSDNRIFTIGGAYSGPRKGKDGEVYDPVTNTWTALPNARVKPMLTTDREGIWREDNHAWLFGWKNASVFQAGPSKAMNWYGTKGTGSQVAAGIRDTIDDAMCGISVMYDATSGKIFSAGGSPDYTNSDANARAHITTIGEPNTPAKVERVADMVYPRGFSNAVVLPDGTVLVTGGQKRSKVFTDDDGALYPELFNPATKSWKTLAPEAVPRNYHSVSILLADGRVFSGGGGLCYVAQGVGRSSANCNKLVDHADGQIFSPPYLFNADGTPAARPTISSLSANSVKVGGKLTIEVEKWVPGLQFTLVRIGSVTHSLNTDQRRVPLSNVNNNANKCTVTLPNDSGILIPGAYYLFVISKEGVPSIARTVQVVLP; this is encoded by the coding sequence ATGTTCTGCCCTGCAATGAGCAGTCTTCAGGACGGCCGCCTTGTTATCCAGGGAGGATCCGATGCTGCGAAAACCAGTGTTTACAACCCTACTACCAACGCGTTCATTTCGGCGCCTGACATGAAAATGGCTCGTGGCTACCAATCATCTGCTACGACATCTGACAACCGTATCTTCACCATTGGAGGCGCATACTCTGGTCCCCGTAAGGGCAAGGATGGCGAGGTTTACGACCCGGTCACCAACACCTGGACGGCTCTACCCAACGCAAGAGTGAAGCCAATGCTTACGACCGATCGCGAGGGCATCTGGCGTGAAGACAACCACGCTTGGCTATTTGGCTGGAAGAACGCCTCCGTTTTCCAAGCCGGGCCAAGCAAAGCTATGAACTGGTACGGCACAAAAGGCACCGGATCACAAGTGGCCGCTGGCATCCGAGACACCATTGACGACGCCATGTGCGGCATCTCTGTCATGTACGACGCGACCTCTGGCAAGATCTTCTCTGCTGGAGGCTCTCCCGATTACACCAACTCCGACGCCAATGCTCGAGCCCACATTACGACCATTGGCGAGCCCAACACTCCCGCGAAGGTCGAGCGTGTCGCAGACATGGTTTATCCCCGTGGCTTTTCCAACGCCGTTGTCTTGCCTGATGGAACCGTCCTAGTAACTGGTGGCCAGAAACGCTCCAAGGTCTTCACCGACGATGATGGCGCCCTATACCCCGAGCTTTTCAACCCAGCGACCAAGTCCTGGAAGACCCTCGCACCGGAAGCCGTACCCCGAAACTACCACTCTGTTAGCATTCTCCTCGCTGATGGACGCGTCTTCAGCGGTGGCGGTGGTCTCTGCTACGTCGCCCAGGGAGTCGGTCGCAGCTCTGCCAACTGCAACAAACTCGTCGACCACGCCGATGGCCAGATCTTCTCCCCACCCTACCTTTTCAACGCAGACGGCACCCCCGCCGCACGACCAACCATTAGCTCGCTGAGTGCCAACAGCGTCAAGGTCGGCGGCAAGCTGACCATCGAAGTCGAAAAGTGGGTTCCCGGTCTACAATTTACCCTGGTCCGTATCGGCAGCGTTACACACTCCCTCAACACCGACCAGCGACGAGTTCCCCTATCCAATGTGAACAACAACGCCAACAAGTGCACTGTCACCCTGCCCAATGACAGCGGTATTCTCATCCCCGGCGCTTACTACTTGTTCGTCATTTCCAAGGAGGGAGTGCCTAGTATTGCTAGGACAGTGCAAGTTGTACTGCCGTAA
- a CDS encoding PAN-AP domain containing protein: MQLHKSLAVLSASLLFQFTNALNACPGTDTIFTGSQGIRYRVCPGTDLTGPTVTVKPKIASVEACAKLCDASMDCFKAVYDNRTKDCHFKEVAGLTWVANTRYQVIQAEQVNIARCPQNEWTYHRNRKTYSICPGTDIRGPTEKLWKGVKTFDQCAYLCANWATCKAAVYDVAGLACHIKADARSNTLIWSTDKRYDVMRLNEAPAPAQNGEWSDLIRLPVIPVAAYVVPEYPVSKRLLVFSSWGVDAFGGAGGKTQFADYNFNTYVLPIVHFSNAY; the protein is encoded by the exons ATGCAGCTCCACAAATCTCTTGCCGTTCTTTCGGCGTCCCTTCTTTTCCAATTTACCAACGCCCTTAATGCTTGCCCCGGTACAGACACCATCTTCACTGGTTCCCAAGGTATTCGTTACCGAGTGTGTCCCGGTACGGATCTTACTGGGCCTACTGTAACAGTAAAGCCCAAGATTGCTTCGGTGGAAGCATGCGCGAAGTTATGCGACGCGAGTATGGACTGCTTCAAGGCAGTATACGACAATCGCACCAAGGACTGTCATTTCAAGGAGGTTGCTGGCTTGACTTGGGTTGCCAATACTCGCTATCAAGTGATTCAAGCGGAGCAAGTCAACATCGCTCGCTGCCCTCAAAATGAATGGACCTACCACAGGAACCGA AAAACCTACAGCATCTGCCCAGGAACCGACATTCGTGGACCAACTGAGAAGTTATGGAAAGGTGTCAAAACCTTTGACCAGTGCGCGTATCTCTGCGCAAACTGGGCAACATGCAAAGCTGCTGTTTACGACGTAGCGGGTTTGGCTTGTCACATCAAGGCCGATGCACGCAGTAACACATTGATCTGGTCTACCGACAAGCGTTACGATGTGATGCGTCTTAATGAGGCACCAGCTCCTGCACAGAATGGTGAATGGTCCGATCTCATCCGCCTCCCAGTCATCCCGGTCGCTGCATATGTTGTCCCTGAGTATCCTGTCTCGAAACGTTTGCTTGTATTCTCCAGTTGGGGTGTGGATGCATTCGGTGGTGCAGGTGGAAAAACGCAGTTTGCCGATTACAACTTCAACACGTATGTCTTGCCCATAGTCCACTTCTCAAACGCATACTAA